One bacterium DNA segment encodes these proteins:
- the acs gene encoding acetate--CoA ligase — MSEQPKQNITNLMTEQRKFPVPDSFRAKAHISSMEQYEKMFKRSLEDPDGFWGEQAETLDWFKKWDKVYSFDKDKIIIKWFDGGKINVSHNCLDRHVKAGKGDKTAILWVGDDPNEDRHISYKELYTEVKKFANVLKSQGVKKGDRVCIYMPMIPELPIAMLACTRIGAIHSIVFGGFSAEALQGRIQDSKCSVLITSNVSLRGSKAIPLKINADEALKDNACPSIKSVICYQRRDVETHMEKGRDFWWHELMAKVSDECEPEHMDAEDPLFILYTSGSTGKPKGVLHSTGGYLLYTSVTHKYIFDYHENDIYWCTADIGWVTGHSYIVYGPLANHATSVMFEGVPTYPEPDRFWDICEKYGVTIFYTAPTAIRAIASKGSDWVTKHNLSKLRLLGTVGEPINPEAWMWYFDTVGRSKCPIVDTWWQTETGGILITPLPGCMPTKPGSASRPFFGVEPAILREDGSLCGTNEGGYLVIKRPWPGIMRTVYGDHQRFIEMYWVQYKGYYFTGDGARIDEEGDFWLMGRVDDVINISGHRIGTAEVESALVSHSAVAEAAVVGFPHEIKGQALYVFVTLNEGVEKSENLKKELVAHIRKEIGPIASPDKIQFTDALPKTRSGKIMRRILKKIAANDTGELGDISTLLDPDVVKKLIDERII; from the coding sequence ATGTCTGAACAACCGAAACAGAACATCACCAACCTCATGACAGAGCAGCGTAAGTTTCCTGTTCCCGATTCCTTCAGGGCAAAAGCTCATATCAGTTCCATGGAACAATACGAAAAGATGTTCAAGCGGTCGCTTGAGGATCCTGACGGATTCTGGGGAGAACAGGCCGAAACGCTTGACTGGTTTAAAAAATGGGATAAAGTATATTCGTTTGACAAAGATAAAATCATAATAAAATGGTTTGACGGTGGAAAGATCAACGTTTCCCATAACTGCCTCGACCGTCATGTAAAAGCCGGAAAAGGCGACAAAACAGCGATTCTGTGGGTAGGAGACGATCCGAACGAGGACAGGCATATCTCCTATAAAGAGCTGTATACGGAAGTCAAGAAATTTGCGAATGTTCTGAAATCTCAGGGAGTTAAAAAGGGCGACCGGGTTTGCATCTATATGCCCATGATCCCCGAACTCCCGATTGCAATGCTTGCCTGTACGAGAATTGGAGCGATCCATTCGATCGTATTCGGCGGGTTTTCCGCAGAGGCGCTCCAGGGACGCATTCAGGATTCAAAATGCTCGGTTCTCATTACCTCCAATGTCTCGCTCCGCGGCAGCAAGGCGATTCCTCTCAAGATTAACGCCGACGAGGCGCTCAAGGATAATGCCTGTCCCTCGATAAAATCGGTAATCTGTTATCAGCGCAGAGATGTTGAAACACATATGGAGAAAGGCCGTGATTTCTGGTGGCATGAACTCATGGCGAAAGTGTCCGATGAATGCGAGCCCGAGCACATGGATGCCGAAGACCCTCTGTTCATTCTCTATACCTCCGGTTCCACGGGAAAACCCAAGGGTGTGCTTCACTCAACCGGCGGTTATCTCCTCTACACAAGCGTGACTCATAAATACATCTTCGATTATCATGAGAATGATATCTACTGGTGCACCGCCGATATCGGCTGGGTGACCGGTCATTCGTATATCGTATATGGTCCCCTTGCGAACCATGCGACCTCGGTCATGTTCGAGGGCGTGCCGACATATCCGGAACCCGACCGTTTCTGGGATATCTGCGAAAAGTACGGCGTAACGATATTCTATACCGCACCGACCGCAATCCGCGCTATCGCGAGCAAAGGTTCCGATTGGGTAACCAAGCACAATCTTTCCAAGCTCAGGCTGCTCGGTACAGTCGGCGAACCGATCAATCCCGAGGCATGGATGTGGTATTTCGATACTGTCGGACGCTCGAAATGCCCGATTGTCGATACATGGTGGCAGACCGAGACCGGTGGAATTCTCATCACACCGCTGCCCGGATGCATGCCGACCAAACCCGGTTCGGCGAGCCGCCCGTTCTTTGGCGTCGAGCCTGCGATTCTCCGCGAGGACGGCTCCCTGTGCGGTACCAATGAAGGCGGGTACCTTGTTATCAAAAGGCCATGGCCGGGAATCATGCGCACAGTATATGGCGACCACCAGCGTTTTATTGAAATGTACTGGGTACAGTATAAAGGATATTACTTCACCGGTGATGGCGCCCGTATCGACGAAGAGGGTGACTTCTGGCTGATGGGACGAGTCGACGATGTCATCAACATATCCGGTCACCGTATCGGTACAGCCGAGGTCGAAAGCGCCCTGGTCAGCCACAGCGCTGTCGCCGAAGCTGCCGTTGTCGGTTTCCCTCATGAAATCAAGGGTCAGGCTCTCTATGTGTTTGTGACTCTTAACGAGGGTGTCGAGAAGTCCGAAAACCTGAAAAAAGAACTCGTTGCCCATATCCGTAAGGAGATCGGCCCCATAGCATCTCCGGATAAGATTCAGTTCACCGATGCCCTTCCCAAGACCCGTTCGGGTAAAATCATGCGCCGTATCCTCAAAAAGATCGCAGCCAATGATACAGGTGAACTTGGTGACATTTCGACACTCCTTGATCCGGATGTGGTCAAAAAACTCATCGATGAGAGGATCATATAG
- the secG gene encoding preprotein translocase subunit SecG has product MFLYVLILIVHVIVCIALVISVLLQSSKGGGLAGTFGGSGMTGGVFGGRGAAPFLAKATTAFAILFMLTSISLNFVKPGRVSQSAIQRALIESGAASSPSSSAVTTEMPVSTPAAGDNAQTGSETTPSQNAPAQEEKK; this is encoded by the coding sequence ATGTTTCTGTATGTTCTTATACTGATAGTTCATGTTATCGTCTGTATTGCCCTTGTCATATCAGTGCTTCTGCAGTCGAGCAAGGGTGGCGGACTGGCGGGAACCTTCGGCGGATCCGGAATGACAGGCGGAGTTTTCGGCGGCAGAGGAGCTGCGCCGTTCCTTGCCAAGGCAACGACAGCGTTCGCGATACTCTTCATGCTGACATCGATATCGCTCAATTTCGTTAAACCGGGCCGTGTTTCCCAGAGTGCGATTCAGCGGGCTCTTATTGAAAGCGGAGCGGCTTCTTCTCCTTCAAGCTCGGCGGTTACAACCGAAATGCCTGTGTCGACACCTGCCGCCGGCGATAATGCGCAAACCGGTTCTGAGACGACTCCGTCTCAGAATGCTCCGGCACAGGAAGAGAAGAAATAA
- the tpiA gene encoding triose-phosphate isomerase, with translation MRKIIIAGNWKMHMNHREAQTLVHAIAEKVSGIEDVEIVVCPPFTSLAAAGEGIKGTTIALGAQNMHWEQKGAFTGEISANMLLTLGCEYVILGHSERRTYFHESDEIVAKKVQSAIKAGITPIVCVGETREERENGITRKVVERQVKGALTNLRADEFHGTVIAYEPVWAIGTGLTATVEQAQEVHAFIRGLLEGLFGKKAAAETRIQYGGSMKPGNARELLAQPDIDGGLIGGAALDAESFEGIIRAAL, from the coding sequence ATGAGAAAAATCATCATCGCCGGCAACTGGAAAATGCACATGAATCACCGTGAGGCTCAAACGCTGGTTCATGCGATTGCCGAAAAAGTTTCCGGAATAGAGGACGTGGAGATTGTAGTCTGCCCGCCCTTTACCTCTCTTGCGGCGGCAGGTGAAGGTATAAAGGGAACCACTATAGCGCTCGGCGCGCAGAACATGCACTGGGAGCAGAAAGGTGCATTTACCGGCGAAATATCGGCCAATATGCTCTTGACTCTGGGCTGTGAATACGTTATATTGGGACACTCTGAACGAAGAACGTACTTTCATGAAAGCGATGAAATAGTCGCAAAAAAAGTTCAATCTGCGATTAAAGCCGGGATCACCCCGATTGTGTGTGTCGGTGAAACGCGGGAAGAGCGTGAAAACGGAATAACCCGGAAAGTAGTCGAGCGCCAGGTGAAGGGTGCATTAACAAATCTGAGAGCGGATGAGTTTCATGGAACGGTGATAGCGTACGAACCGGTTTGGGCTATCGGCACCGGTCTAACCGCTACTGTTGAACAAGCTCAGGAAGTACACGCCTTTATCAGGGGACTGCTTGAGGGTTTGTTCGGGAAGAAAGCGGCAGCGGAAACAAGGATTCAGTACGGCGGCAGCATGAAACCCGGAAATGCCCGCGAACTTCTTGCGCAACCTGATATAGACGGCGGACTGATTGGTGGGGCTGCTCTCGATGCCGAATCGTTCGAAGGCATCATCCGCGCGGCGTTGTAA
- a CDS encoding phosphoglycerate kinase, which translates to MAIKTVNDIDLKGKRVIVRCDFNVPLDENRNITDEKRIVASLPTIRYILDKGGKLILMSHLGRPKGKPVPEMSLAPVAKSLGRHLNKPVKLAPDCVGSAVEAMVSEMKPGDVVLLENLRFHKEEEANDPEFAQKLASLADVYVNDAFGTAHRAHASTEGITRYLKEVASGYLLKKEIDYLDSAVKEPKRPFVAVIGGVKISGKIDVITTLLDKADTLLIGGGMAYTFYKAMGLEIGKSILEAERVDMARDILEKVKASSCEFLLPVDCMIADKFENDARTRYVDSDAIPKDWEGLDIGPKTVELYTSKIKGAGTVVWNGPMGVFEMETFANGTKAIAQAMADATAKGTVTVIGGGDSAAAIAKFGMEDRMSHISTGGGASLELLEGKILPGVQALNRG; encoded by the coding sequence ATGGCTATCAAGACTGTAAACGATATTGATCTCAAGGGCAAACGGGTCATCGTCCGTTGTGATTTTAACGTTCCCCTCGACGAGAACCGGAATATTACCGATGAAAAGCGCATTGTCGCCTCGCTTCCGACCATACGCTACATACTCGACAAGGGTGGGAAACTCATTCTCATGAGCCATCTGGGACGTCCCAAAGGGAAACCCGTACCCGAGATGAGCCTCGCGCCGGTGGCGAAAAGTCTCGGCAGGCATCTCAACAAGCCGGTGAAGCTTGCGCCGGACTGTGTTGGCTCCGCTGTCGAAGCCATGGTTTCGGAGATGAAACCGGGCGATGTGGTTCTTCTTGAAAATCTCCGTTTCCATAAGGAGGAGGAAGCGAACGATCCTGAATTTGCACAAAAACTCGCATCGCTTGCCGATGTGTATGTGAACGATGCATTCGGTACTGCGCACCGTGCCCATGCTTCCACCGAAGGAATCACACGTTATCTCAAAGAGGTTGCCTCGGGTTATCTTCTCAAGAAGGAAATCGATTATCTCGACAGCGCGGTCAAGGAACCGAAACGCCCCTTTGTGGCCGTTATCGGCGGAGTCAAGATTTCCGGCAAGATCGATGTGATAACCACCCTGCTCGACAAGGCAGATACTCTTCTCATCGGCGGAGGGATGGCGTATACATTCTACAAGGCCATGGGACTCGAGATCGGCAAGTCGATTCTGGAGGCCGAACGAGTGGATATGGCCCGTGATATCCTGGAGAAGGTCAAAGCTTCGTCCTGCGAGTTTCTCCTTCCGGTCGACTGCATGATAGCCGATAAATTCGAAAACGACGCCAGGACACGATATGTCGATTCCGATGCCATACCGAAAGACTGGGAAGGTCTCGATATCGGGCCGAAAACCGTTGAGCTCTATACATCAAAAATTAAAGGCGCGGGAACTGTTGTGTGGAATGGCCCGATGGGTGTGTTTGAGATGGAAACGTTCGCGAACGGAACGAAAGCGATAGCGCAGGCTATGGCCGATGCAACCGCGAAAGGAACGGTTACCGTTATCGGCGGCGGTGATTCCGCGGCGGCGATCGCCAAATTCGGGATGGAGGACAGGATGAGTCACATTTCGACCGGCGGCGGTGCTTCCCTTGAACTGCTCGAAGGGAAAATACTTCCGGGAGTTCAGGCGCTCAATCGAGGGTGA
- the gap gene encoding type I glyceraldehyde-3-phosphate dehydrogenase, with product MAIKIGINGFGRIGKLVFRAAIADGGFEVVGINDLMDTKTMAHLLKYDSTQGKFKGTVEAAADGIIVNGKKVLVFSEKDPANIPWGKLGATMVLESTGIFADDAGLQKHIDAGAKKVLLSVPPKSKGESKIKVIVMGVNDNILTSADTMISNASCTTNSLAPMAKVLHEKFGIVKGFMTTIHSYTNDQKILDQVHKDLRRARAGAINMIPTTTGAARAVGKVLPELKGKLDGVSVRVPTPDASLTDCVCELKRAVTIEEVNNAFKAAANGELKGILEYTDDPIVSSDVIGNPASSIIDGQMTSVMEGTMVKVFSWYDNEWGYSNRCIDLFKLMAK from the coding sequence ATGGCTATCAAAATCGGAATCAATGGTTTCGGCCGTATCGGCAAGCTCGTTTTCCGTGCGGCGATTGCGGATGGCGGCTTTGAGGTTGTCGGTATCAACGATCTTATGGATACCAAGACAATGGCTCATCTGCTGAAATATGATTCGACACAGGGCAAGTTCAAAGGTACTGTCGAGGCAGCGGCTGACGGCATCATTGTCAACGGCAAGAAGGTCCTCGTATTTTCCGAGAAGGATCCCGCAAATATTCCGTGGGGAAAACTCGGTGCCACAATGGTACTCGAATCGACCGGTATATTCGCTGATGATGCCGGATTGCAGAAACACATCGATGCCGGCGCGAAAAAAGTGCTTCTCTCGGTTCCCCCCAAGAGCAAGGGCGAATCCAAGATCAAGGTGATTGTCATGGGCGTGAACGACAACATTCTGACCTCGGCCGACACCATGATTTCGAATGCATCGTGCACCACAAACAGCCTGGCTCCCATGGCGAAGGTTCTCCACGAGAAGTTCGGGATTGTCAAGGGATTCATGACCACGATCCATTCATACACGAACGACCAGAAAATTCTCGACCAGGTTCATAAAGACCTCCGGAGAGCCCGTGCTGGCGCGATCAACATGATCCCCACCACAACCGGCGCCGCCCGCGCTGTCGGTAAGGTTCTTCCCGAGCTCAAGGGGAAACTGGACGGCGTCAGTGTCCGCGTACCCACACCCGATGCCTCACTGACCGACTGCGTGTGCGAGCTCAAACGTGCGGTCACCATCGAAGAGGTGAATAACGCATTCAAGGCAGCCGCAAATGGCGAGTTGAAGGGCATCCTCGAGTATACCGATGATCCGATCGTTTCGAGCGATGTTATCGGAAATCCCGCATCGTCGATCATTGACGGCCAAATGACCTCGGTAATGGAAGGCACCATGGTCAAAGTATTTTCATGGTACGATAACGAGTGGGGTTATTCGAACCGGTGCATCGACCTTTTCAAACTCATGGCAAAGTAA
- a CDS encoding ketose-bisphosphate aldolase, producing the protein MPLVPMRQLLLEAAKGNYAVGAFNVNNMEQIQAIMAAAQETRSPVIIQASRGALKYSNFTYLKHLMLAAAEENPDIPIAMHLDHGNSLDTCKQAIALGFTSVMIDGSLKEDSKTPTTYEENLAVTMSVIEYAHPLGVTVEAELGTLGGIEDGVGSGKVHLTDPDQAVDFVKKTKVDALAVAIGTSHGAYKFKAEPKLAIDIVQEIHRRIPETPLVMHGSSSVPEDLVAVVNKYGGKMPQAKGVPMSAIQSAIPFGVRKVNIDTDGRIAITGAIRKVFVETPDKFDPRDYMKPARDALTKLVAQKMRDLGTAGHAGDFKPVSLNDMIDFYKKSGLL; encoded by the coding sequence ATGCCATTAGTTCCGATGCGGCAGCTCCTCCTGGAAGCGGCAAAGGGAAATTACGCTGTCGGCGCATTTAATGTCAATAACATGGAGCAGATACAGGCTATCATGGCTGCTGCGCAGGAAACCCGGTCACCGGTTATCATACAGGCTTCCCGCGGGGCGCTCAAGTACTCGAATTTCACCTACCTGAAACACCTCATGCTGGCAGCGGCGGAAGAAAATCCGGACATACCCATCGCCATGCATCTCGATCATGGCAACAGTCTGGATACCTGCAAGCAGGCGATTGCGCTCGGATTCACATCGGTCATGATAGACGGTTCCCTCAAGGAGGACAGTAAAACTCCGACAACCTACGAGGAAAATTTAGCGGTGACCATGAGTGTTATCGAATATGCCCACCCCCTCGGAGTAACAGTGGAAGCGGAGCTCGGCACACTCGGTGGTATCGAGGACGGCGTCGGATCGGGGAAAGTCCACCTGACCGATCCCGACCAGGCAGTTGATTTTGTCAAGAAAACGAAGGTCGATGCTCTGGCGGTTGCAATCGGTACTTCCCATGGCGCTTACAAATTCAAAGCCGAACCGAAACTTGCGATCGATATCGTACAGGAAATACACAGACGGATACCGGAGACCCCGCTCGTTATGCACGGCTCGTCGAGCGTGCCGGAAGATCTGGTGGCGGTTGTCAATAAATATGGCGGCAAAATGCCCCAGGCAAAGGGCGTTCCCATGAGCGCCATTCAGTCGGCCATACCCTTCGGTGTGCGGAAGGTGAATATCGACACCGACGGCCGTATTGCGATTACGGGTGCTATCCGTAAAGTCTTTGTGGAAACTCCCGATAAGTTCGATCCCCGCGATTATATGAAACCGGCCCGTGATGCACTCACAAAACTCGTTGCTCAGAAAATGCGCGATCTCGGCACTGCGGGGCATGCCGGAGATTTCAAACCGGTTTCGCTCAATGATATGATTGACTTTTACAAGAAGAGCGGTTTGTTGTAA